The following are from one region of the Elgaria multicarinata webbii isolate HBS135686 ecotype San Diego chromosome 13, rElgMul1.1.pri, whole genome shotgun sequence genome:
- the POLR1G gene encoding DNA-directed RNA polymerase I subunit RPA34: protein MEAPGQKEGPPRFQCPVEFSASAFAPGPPFSPEMLQDPSKQLLLIRAPANFSPESLDGQVVSLSAFQTVKAMQLDRMQKVYSVQPTPGDLGGFAHLLVPSGQEDQLTCAPPFSGSLSIWERYGDPSANQPLLPVADRPAPQIPEGLKQRFLPFGGQLMGPPPPPQQAVEKPPQKKKKKRQLQAVGDVGDPEEQLPLKPELWVGRGPEVPSGGSTVPVEDSQPSSILGSASQESLWSAEEEPSRKSKKKRKRRQKEEIVQEEEVLLNPGSINQLPELDPCLPGGEPEPHTGENGSSGMEGLVRRKHKKKRRREEEAAAKEAMTRVDVASVKEEVATEPWELGWAGDIPEGSLAVADEELGTGLPSRKSKKKKKKEKVKAEEEQDGGGLLLEPSSIKQELLGYDELEAPSGPGVELEESSGATAEVPRQKHKKKKKKLKKEETEEGLGFIKQELKTPQE from the exons ATGGAGGCGCCCGGCCAGAAGGAGG GCCCTCCCCGCTTCCAGTGCCCGGTGGAATTCTCAGCCAGCGCCTTTGCCCCTGGGCCGCCCTTCTCCCCAGAGATGCTGCAGGACCCTTCGAAGCAGCTGTTGCTGATCAGAGCCCCAGCTAACTTCAGCCCAGAGAG CTTGGATGGGCAGGTCGTATCCCTGTCGGCCTTCCAGACCGTGAAGGCAATGCAGCTGGATAGGATGCAGAAAGTCTACAGCGTCCAACCGACTCCGGGGGATCTGGGCGGCTTTGCCCACCTGCTCGTCCCTTCAGGCCAGGAGGACCAGCTCACCTGCGCCCCTCCATTCAGCGGCTCCCTGAGCATCTGGGAGAGATATGGGGACCCCAGTGCCAACCAGCCCCTCTTGCCAGTGGCAGACAGGCCAGCCCCCCAGATCCCAGAAGGCCTCAAGCAGCGTTTCTTGCCCTTTGGAGGCCAGCTAATgggaccccctcctcctccccagcaaGCTGTGGAGAAGccaccccagaagaagaaaaagaagcggCAGCTTCAGGCGGTGGGGGACGTGGGGGATCCTGAGGAGCAGCTGCCTCTGAAgcctgagctctgggtggggagaGGGCCAGAGGTGCCTTCTGGGGGATCCACGGTGCCTGTGGAGGATTCTCAGCCGAGCAGCATCTTGGGGTCTGCCTCTCAGGAAAGCCTCTGGTCAGCAGAGGAGGAGCCAAGCCGTAAGagcaagaagaagaggaagaggaggcagaaggAAGAGATTGTGCAGGAGGAGGAAGTACTGCTGAATCCCGGCTCCATAAACCAGCTGCCCGAACTTGACCCCTGCTTGCCAGGTGGGGAGCCGGAGCCCCACACAGGAGAGAACGGGAGCTCCGGGATGGAGGGGCTGGTTCGGCGCAAGCACAAGAAGAAAAGGAGGCGTGAAGAGGAGGCAGCGGCCAAGGAGGCCATGACACGGGTGGACGTTGCCTCCGTTAAGGAAGAGGTGGCTACAGAGCCCTGGGAGTTGGGGTGGGCGGGGGACATCCCGGAGGGCAGCCTAGCCGTAGCAGACGAGGAGCTCGGGACGGGCCTCCCAAGCCGCAagtccaagaagaagaagaagaaggagaaggtgaaggctgaggaggagcaggatgGGGGGGGACTGTTGCTGGAGCCCAGCTCTATAAAACAGGAGCTGCTGGGCTACGATGAACTGGAGGCCCCCTCTGGACCGGGCGTGGAGCTGGAGGAGTCATCAGGAGCCACGGCGGAGGTGCCACGCCAAaagcacaagaagaagaagaagaagctcaagaaggaagaaacagaggAGGGTCTGGGCTTCATCAAGCAGGAGCTGAAGACCCCTCAGGAATAA
- the ERCC1 gene encoding DNA excision repair protein ERCC-1: protein MDPQAAKAASNGRKKFTVKTQEEDTGQVKPLFKSSSAAKALLDPEGPVVSTAASYADYIVGQAGTSSAPQVKQGASVTTTAAAAAATISEVSPLCDEDRSATEDKGHPLDPAPKAGAKHNSIIVSPRQRGNPILKFVRNVPWEFGEIVPDYVLGQSTCALFLSLRYHNLNPNYIHERLRNLGKTYLLQVLLLQVDVKDPHQTLKELAKICILADCTLILAWSPEEAGRYLETYKAYEQKPADLLKEKVDQDYLSRVTDCLTSVKSVNKTDTLSLLSTFGALANIAHASKEDLSLCPGIGPQKAKRLFDVLHEPFLKVPK, encoded by the exons ATGGACCCTCAAGCAGCCAAGGCGGCCTCAAATGGGAGGAAGAAGTTCACTGTGAAGACGCAGGAGGAAGATACAGGCCAG GTGAAACCGCTCTTCAAATCCTCTTCTGCAGCAAAAGCCTTGCTGGATCCCGAGGGCCCCGTTGTGTCCACAGCTGCATCCTACGCAGACTACATTGTTGGGCAAGCAGGTACCTCCTCAGCTCCCCAGGTGAAGCAAGGGGCATCTGTCACTacgacggcagcagcagcagcagccaccatctCAGAGGTGTCCCCTCTGTGTGACGAAGATAGGAGCGCAACAGAAGACAAAGGCCACCCCTTGGACCCAGCACCAAAGGCTGGAGCCAAGCACAATAGCATCATTGTCAGCCCCCGTCAG AGAGGAAACCCCATTCTGAAGTTTGTCCGCAACGTGCCTTGGGAGTTTGGCGAGATTGTCCCGGATTATGTGCTGGGCCAAAGCACCTGTGCCCTCTTCCTGAG CCTCCGCTACCACAACCTGAACCCCAACTACATCCACGAACGGCTCCGCAACCTGGGCAAGACTTACCTGCTGCAGGTGCTCCTGCTTCAAGTGGATGTG AAAGACCCGCACCAGACACTCAAAGAGCTGGCAAAGATCTGCATCCTTGCAGATTGCACCCTCATCTTGGCCTGGAG TCCGGAGGAAGCTGGCCGCTACTTGGAAACGTACAAGGCCTATGAGCAGAAGCCGGCTGACTTGCTGAAGGAGAAAGTGGACCAGGACTACCTCTCAAGA GTGACAGACTGCTTGACCAGCGTGAAATCTGTGAACAAAACAGACACTCTCAGCCTGCTCTCCACCTTCGGA GCTCTGGCCAACATCGCCCATGCTTCCAAGGAGGACCTGTCCCTCTGCCCGGGGATTGGGCCCCAAAAG GCTAAGAGGCTCTTTGACGTCCTGCACGAGCCATTCCTGAAAGTTCCCAAGTGA